A part of Halobaculum sp. MBLA0143 genomic DNA contains:
- a CDS encoding BolA family protein — protein sequence MDESTVAAAVEDGIPDADATVTRPRVHDDEQEDAHYAAVVVSPAFEGESIVDRHQMVYDAVGDAMTTEVHALEITTYTPAEYAEQSDES from the coding sequence ATGGACGAGTCGACAGTGGCGGCAGCCGTGGAGGATGGGATTCCGGACGCCGACGCGACCGTCACCCGCCCGCGTGTTCACGACGACGAGCAGGAGGACGCCCACTACGCCGCGGTCGTGGTGTCGCCGGCGTTCGAGGGCGAGAGCATCGTCGACCGCCACCAGATGGTGTACGACGCCGTCGGCGACGCGATGACGACGGAGGTCCACGCCCTGGAGATCACGACGTACACGCCCGCGGAGTACGCCGAGCAGTCCGACGAGTCGTAG
- a CDS encoding methyltransferase domain-containing protein → MTRSLLLVHTDPDSDREYLRERGAELQTDLGVLTVPEDAEPGDSLETHLGEEFRVRRLRGPDLFDHYERTGAPMLPRDVGLIVGETGARAGDTVLDAGTGTGVLASYLARLGAEVVTYEVDSEFADVARDNVRLGGVADAVDVRTGDVTDELDALADREPGFDLVTLDTADAPTVVARAPALLRRGGFLAVYSPFVEDAREVALAARDAGLDGVETVETIQRELDVGDRGTRPDTAGVGHSGYLTFARSISNRGN, encoded by the coding sequence GTGACACGCTCGTTACTGCTGGTCCACACGGACCCCGACTCCGACCGGGAGTACCTCCGGGAGCGGGGCGCGGAGCTCCAGACGGACCTGGGCGTGCTCACGGTGCCGGAAGACGCCGAGCCGGGCGACAGCCTGGAGACACACCTCGGCGAGGAGTTCCGGGTGCGGCGGCTGCGCGGCCCGGACCTGTTCGACCACTACGAGCGGACGGGCGCACCGATGCTCCCCCGAGACGTGGGGCTGATCGTCGGCGAGACCGGCGCTCGGGCGGGCGACACGGTGTTGGACGCCGGCACGGGCACCGGGGTGTTGGCCTCCTACCTCGCGCGACTCGGCGCCGAGGTGGTCACCTACGAGGTCGACTCGGAGTTCGCCGACGTGGCGCGCGACAACGTCCGACTCGGCGGCGTCGCGGACGCGGTAGACGTGCGGACGGGCGACGTGACCGACGAGCTAGACGCCCTCGCCGACCGCGAGCCCGGCTTCGACCTGGTGACCCTGGACACGGCGGACGCGCCGACGGTCGTCGCCCGGGCGCCGGCGCTGCTCCGGCGCGGCGGCTTCCTGGCCGTCTACTCCCCGTTCGTCGAGGACGCCCGCGAGGTCGCGCTCGCGGCCAGAGACGCGGGCCTGGACGGCGTCGAGACCGTAGAGACCATCCAACGAGAACTCGACGTCGGCGACCGAGGCACCCGTCCGGACACTGCCGGCGTCGGTCACTCCGGCTACCTGACTTTTGCTCGGTCGATATCGAATAGAGGGAATTGA
- a CDS encoding DUF5821 family protein: MSRDERPRGHGRTTDGRDGVLCVSPPAEFARSLLGRLHETRIDRSTPTVGGDVDVTEYVAAVPSVADGSTPIRLLVSEPSALLGRFVTAAVASDLRADDHLAVAAADDLSQRVTVADGAVHAHLRPTGELQSVTARTPSLCRRLHERYDRRWAAAEPLEPSTPGWRELTNTFVEAFPDAGETLRIVLADAPELPVSGTFDVVTVVGLVAARHGLQTMAVSEWAESIGLSSRTELSRVKSRLVDRGLVETDRVPQGVGRPRQKLLVDADRLRDCPPEDLLTHARALYDGATETVVDGD; encoded by the coding sequence ATGTCACGAGACGAACGGCCACGGGGCCACGGCCGGACGACCGACGGCCGTGACGGAGTGTTGTGTGTCTCACCGCCCGCCGAGTTCGCCAGGTCCCTGCTCGGTCGCCTCCACGAGACGCGAATCGACCGGTCGACCCCGACCGTCGGCGGTGACGTGGACGTGACGGAGTACGTCGCCGCCGTCCCGTCGGTGGCGGACGGGTCGACACCGATCAGACTCCTGGTGTCGGAGCCGAGCGCGCTGCTCGGCCGGTTCGTGACCGCCGCCGTCGCGTCCGACCTCCGGGCGGACGACCACCTCGCGGTCGCGGCCGCAGACGACCTCTCTCAGCGGGTGACGGTCGCGGACGGCGCAGTCCACGCTCACCTCCGCCCGACCGGCGAGCTCCAGTCCGTCACCGCCCGGACGCCGTCGCTGTGTCGTCGCCTCCACGAGCGGTACGACCGTCGGTGGGCGGCGGCCGAGCCGTTGGAGCCGTCGACGCCGGGCTGGCGAGAGCTGACGAACACGTTCGTGGAGGCGTTCCCCGACGCCGGAGAGACGCTGCGGATCGTGTTGGCCGACGCGCCCGAGCTGCCGGTCAGCGGCACGTTCGACGTGGTGACGGTCGTCGGACTCGTCGCCGCTCGTCACGGCCTCCAGACGATGGCGGTGTCCGAGTGGGCGGAGTCGATCGGCCTCTCCAGCCGAACGGAGCTGTCCCGGGTGAAGTCGCGGCTCGTCGACCGCGGGCTCGTCGAGACGGACCGGGTCCCACAGGGGGTCGGCCGCCCGCGACAGAAGCTGCTCGTCGACGCCGACCGGCTCCGCGACTGTCCGCCGGAGGATCTCCTGACACACGCTCGGGCGCTGTACGACGGGGCGACGGAGACGGTGGTCGACGGCGACTGA
- a CDS encoding nascent polypeptide-associated complex protein, translating to MFGGGGMDPRKMEQMMKQMGIDMDELDAESVVIVTEDEELVFDAPQVTKMDAQGQETYQIVGSPDTHQVAGDDDATLDAGDDATLESGDDDATPESGGDDATTADAIPDDDVELVAQRAGVPPSQARETLAEVDGDLAAAISELE from the coding sequence ATGTTCGGAGGCGGCGGCATGGACCCGCGGAAGATGGAACAGATGATGAAACAGATGGGGATCGACATGGACGAGCTGGACGCGGAGTCGGTCGTCATCGTCACGGAAGACGAAGAGCTCGTCTTCGACGCCCCGCAGGTGACGAAGATGGACGCACAAGGCCAGGAGACGTACCAGATCGTCGGCTCGCCGGACACCCACCAGGTCGCCGGCGACGACGACGCGACGCTGGATGCGGGCGACGACGCGACGCTGGAGTCGGGTGACGACGACGCGACACCGGAGTCGGGCGGCGACGACGCCACGACCGCGGACGCGATCCCGGACGACGACGTGGAGCTCGTCGCCCAGCGGGCGGGCGTGCCGCCGTCACAGGCCCGCGAGACGCTGGCCGAGGTGGACGGCGACCTGGCGGCGGCGATCTCGGAACTGGAGTGA
- a CDS encoding MOSC domain-containing protein: MNEATLSTIRVYPVKALDGLTVDAATLRPDGSLRPDRVVALVDADGDYVNGKNERAVHRLSADYDSTAGTVRLTPPSVEAAPTGSVPSPATFRVPGLADGDAGEEETDSDAGEEETDSDAGEEETDSDVRGGPDALAEWVETYLGYEVRAAVTEPSYPDDTAASGPTLLSRATLSTVGDWFDLSERAVARRFRPNLVVSGVPAFWEERLYGDRSERVRFRVGDATLDGVGPCRRCVVPARDPDTGAETAGFRERFVRRRTETLPDWSDGPRFEGAFRLALNTVVPPAGRESRLAVGDRVVVDGAVPAAEA, translated from the coding sequence GTGAACGAGGCGACGCTGTCGACGATCCGGGTGTACCCGGTGAAGGCGTTGGATGGGCTGACGGTCGACGCCGCGACGCTGCGGCCGGACGGGAGTCTCCGCCCCGACCGCGTGGTCGCGCTCGTCGACGCCGACGGCGACTACGTCAACGGGAAGAACGAGCGGGCGGTCCACCGGCTGTCTGCCGACTACGACTCCACCGCCGGAACCGTCCGGCTCACCCCACCGTCGGTCGAGGCGGCACCGACCGGGAGCGTCCCGTCGCCGGCGACGTTCCGGGTGCCCGGACTCGCCGACGGCGACGCAGGCGAAGAGGAGACGGACAGTGACGCGGGCGAGGAGGAGACGGACAGCGACGCAGGCGAAGAGGAGACGGACAGCGACGTACGCGGCGGTCCGGACGCGTTGGCCGAGTGGGTCGAGACGTACCTCGGCTACGAGGTGCGAGCGGCCGTCACCGAGCCGAGCTACCCGGACGACACCGCCGCGAGCGGGCCGACGCTGTTGTCCCGGGCGACGCTGTCGACGGTCGGCGACTGGTTCGACCTCTCCGAGCGAGCCGTGGCCCGACGGTTCCGACCGAACCTGGTCGTCTCGGGTGTACCGGCGTTCTGGGAGGAGAGACTGTACGGCGACCGGTCGGAACGCGTTCGCTTCCGGGTGGGCGACGCCACACTCGATGGCGTCGGCCCCTGTCGCCGGTGTGTCGTCCCGGCGCGCGACCCGGACACCGGCGCCGAGACGGCGGGGTTCCGCGAGCGGTTCGTCCGGCGGCGCACGGAGACGCTGCCCGACTGGAGCGACGGCCCGCGGTTCGAGGGAGCGTTCCGGCTCGCGCTCAACACGGTCGTGCCGCCGGCCGGGCGAGAGAGCCGCCTCGCAGTCGGCGACCGCGTGGTCGTGGACGGGGCCGTCCCGGCGGCGGAGGCGTGA